From Halodesulfovibrio aestuarii DSM 17919 = ATCC 29578, the proteins below share one genomic window:
- the pnp gene encoding polyribonucleotide nucleotidyltransferase, which produces MENKFGAQRLTATIGGKEITFETGRLANQADGSIWIQCGGTVVLVTACTQPTDRDLGFFPLTVEYTEKMYAAGRIPGSFFRREMGRPSERETLCARVIDRPIRPMFPKGFRDEVQILANVISSDQLNESDVLALTGASAALSISSVPFNGPIAGARVCRVGGEFVLNPTVKEQEGADLNLVFAASRDAVVMVEGEANFVPETVIAEALDWGHKEITPLFDVQDKLRELCGKEKIEFVAPVPNEELKARVEELAMEDLKAALQVADKMERKVARKAVKVKVMEALSAEPQYEEDPSPLSEVGEILGALEKTIVRTRIHKEGLRIDGRDVKTVRPIIVETGVLPRAHGSSIFARGETKSMVVTTLGSTTDEQRMDSLMGDVTKRFMLHYNFAPYCVGEVKMVRVSRREIGHGALAERALRPILPASEDFPFTVRVVSETMESNGSSSMAAVTGGCMSLMDAGVPVKAPVAGIAMGLIKEGDDYIVLTDILGDEDALGDMDFKIAGTAEGITAVQMDIKISGIPSDVMVRALDQAREARLHILDEMAKELPSSREELSKYAPQIATVEVNPDVIRVIIGPGGKNIKAITAATDASIDIEDSGKVTIFAPTLESLEQAREMVQYYDQRAELGKDYMGKVKKILEIGAIVEILPNVEALVHISQLDIARVEKVEDLVSLGEDMKVKVIEINDGRVRASRKAVLLEAQGTPWTPESTARPQRRPAGRDDRRGGGRDDRRSGGRRDDRRDDRRGGRR; this is translated from the coding sequence ATGGAAAATAAATTTGGCGCACAGCGCCTTACCGCCACTATTGGCGGCAAAGAAATTACTTTTGAGACCGGTCGCCTTGCTAATCAAGCTGATGGCTCAATCTGGATTCAGTGCGGTGGCACAGTAGTTCTCGTAACAGCTTGTACCCAGCCAACTGACCGTGATCTTGGCTTCTTCCCGCTTACCGTTGAGTACACAGAAAAAATGTACGCAGCAGGTCGCATTCCCGGCTCTTTCTTCCGCCGTGAAATGGGTCGTCCATCCGAACGTGAAACCCTTTGCGCTCGTGTAATTGACCGCCCTATCCGTCCAATGTTCCCTAAAGGGTTCCGCGACGAAGTGCAGATTCTTGCAAACGTTATCTCTTCTGACCAGCTCAATGAGTCTGACGTTCTTGCTCTTACTGGTGCTTCTGCTGCTCTCAGCATCTCTTCTGTTCCTTTCAATGGTCCTATTGCCGGTGCACGTGTTTGTCGCGTCGGTGGCGAGTTCGTACTGAACCCGACTGTTAAAGAACAGGAAGGCGCTGACCTTAACCTCGTATTCGCAGCATCCCGCGACGCTGTTGTAATGGTAGAAGGCGAAGCTAACTTCGTACCGGAAACTGTTATCGCAGAAGCTCTTGACTGGGGTCACAAAGAAATCACTCCTCTCTTCGACGTTCAGGACAAACTCCGTGAACTTTGTGGTAAAGAGAAAATTGAATTTGTAGCACCAGTTCCTAACGAAGAGTTGAAAGCTCGCGTTGAAGAACTCGCAATGGAAGACCTTAAAGCAGCCCTTCAGGTCGCTGACAAAATGGAACGCAAAGTTGCTCGCAAAGCTGTAAAAGTTAAGGTTATGGAAGCTCTTTCTGCTGAACCACAGTATGAAGAAGATCCATCACCGCTTTCAGAAGTTGGCGAAATTCTCGGCGCTCTTGAAAAAACTATTGTACGTACTCGTATCCACAAAGAAGGCCTGCGTATCGACGGTCGCGACGTAAAAACAGTACGTCCGATTATTGTTGAAACAGGCGTCCTTCCACGTGCTCACGGTTCTTCTATTTTTGCACGCGGCGAAACCAAGTCCATGGTTGTTACAACTCTTGGTTCCACCACAGATGAGCAGCGCATGGACTCCCTTATGGGTGACGTAACCAAGCGCTTTATGCTCCATTACAACTTCGCACCGTACTGCGTTGGCGAAGTTAAAATGGTTCGCGTATCACGCCGCGAAATCGGTCACGGTGCATTAGCAGAAAGAGCTCTGCGTCCAATCCTTCCTGCAAGCGAAGACTTCCCGTTCACGGTTCGTGTCGTTTCTGAAACAATGGAATCCAACGGTTCTTCTTCAATGGCGGCGGTGACTGGCGGCTGCATGTCCCTTATGGACGCAGGTGTACCAGTTAAAGCTCCTGTTGCAGGTATCGCAATGGGCCTTATCAAAGAAGGCGACGACTACATCGTTCTTACCGATATTCTCGGTGACGAAGATGCACTCGGCGATATGGACTTCAAAATTGCCGGTACCGCTGAAGGCATTACCGCAGTTCAGATGGACATCAAAATCTCCGGTATCCCTTCTGACGTAATGGTACGTGCTCTTGATCAGGCTCGTGAAGCTCGTCTGCACATTCTTGATGAAATGGCAAAAGAACTTCCTTCCTCCCGTGAAGAGCTCTCCAAATACGCTCCGCAGATTGCGACCGTTGAAGTTAACCCGGATGTTATTCGCGTTATCATCGGCCCTGGTGGTAAAAACATCAAAGCTATTACCGCTGCAACCGATGCTTCTATCGACATTGAAGACAGCGGCAAAGTAACCATCTTCGCACCTACGCTCGAATCCCTTGAGCAGGCTCGTGAAATGGTTCAGTACTACGACCAGCGTGCAGAGCTTGGCAAAGATTACATGGGCAAAGTTAAGAAAATTCTTGAGATCGGTGCGATTGTTGAGATTCTTCCTAACGTGGAAGCTCTTGTACATATCTCCCAGCTCGATATCGCTCGTGTTGAAAAAGTAGAAGATCTCGTATCCCTCGGTGAGGACATGAAAGTTAAGGTTATCGAAATCAACGATGGCCGAGTTCGTGCTTCCCGCAAAGCAGTTCTTCTCGAAGCTCAAGGTACTCCTTGGACTCCGGAATCCACAGCGCGTCCACAGCGTCGTCCTGCTGGCCGTGATGATCGCCGTGGCGGTGGTCGTGATGACCGTCGTAGTGGTGGTCGTCGTGATGATCGTCGTGATGATCGTCGTGGTGGCCGTCGCTAG